The Oryzias latipes chromosome 9, ASM223467v1 region CTAAGCACAGAATGGGTGGTGGGATCTGCAGGGTGGAGATGACGGTTCCCGGTGAGGTAGATCGTGGACGGACGGGACCGCGTGCTGTCGTCCTCTTTCACCTGAGCACGGCGCAGAAGTCAAAGTCTGCAAACGCCTTCTGGTGCTGCGCAGAGAGGCTGGAGGGTTTGGGCGGGGGGGACAGGACGGGCTGGAGGCGAGTGAAGTCGCTGTCGAAGTTGCTGACATCTGTGGACTCCTTGATTGACGGCACAAACGGGGGCTTTACCTTCTTCGCCAGGAGGGCGTCCCAGTCCAGGAGCTGCAGAGAAAGTCAAGAGTTCAGTTCTGTTCCGCACAGCAGAAGGCGTTTTCCTCAGAGTCACATGAGCCCGTTATGAGCTGACAGCCGCATTTCTGGGAGACAGACGGACTTGTGATCAGATGATAGAGTGAGGAAGTAACCGGGCCTCCAGAGGTCATCCTAGGAGCTTCATCAGAAATCCTCTCacagcagacaaagaaaacagaggTTTACCTGAAAGAACTCCTCCCCCTTCACCTCGTTGGCATCCCTCTCTCCAGCTCCCAGACGCTTTGCCGGATTCTTCCTCAGCAGCTGTGAACACAGATGCTCAGCTTCGTCAGCCGTCATGACTACGAGAGCAGCTTTAACGTGAAGCTCTGCTGAGGTCAAACGCAGATGGAGGAAGGCCCGGCAGAGCCCAGAACTTTTCACCTGGACGCCCACTTCACTGCTTTTGGCTCATGTAACCACAATCATCTCTGTGCTGGTGACTTCTGCAGCATCCCTGAGGCAACTGCTGCCCGTCCTCTGCCTCAGGGATGCTGCTGGCTTCTCTGCTGCTCGGACGTCGCCAGGAAAGCTCCTCCCAGCTCCGCAGAGAAGAAGCTGCGGGCGGCGAGCTGCAGACGCCGCCGGTGGTTTACCCCCCTGATCCAACCCTTTAATGCTGAGCGTCAAGCAGCAAGGAATCGGGTCTCATTTTCGGGATGACCCagctcacgaccttccagtctcagggcagacGCTGCACCACATGGCCACTGGGTCAGTAACCTGACAGCTGTGCTTGAACTTTGGCTTTTATCTCAATTCAAAGCGGatggacttttaaaaaaaaaatcatatttagaATCTGGACAAGGAAgcataaaactaaaatgtttgtttacaggaaaagacaaaagcggccagtggctcaggcggtggagcaggtcgtccagtaactgaagggttggcggtttgaACCCCGCCCTCCCCTCGTCTTCTGAGTGCAgctcgtctgcagctcactgcccctcccaggggatgggtcaaatgtggagaacaatttccccattgagggataaataaagttctgATCTGATCTGGTCTGAGCCCCGAGGACGTCTGCAGGTCGGTTCTGGATTCTCAACAAGGATCTGTTCTGCACCTTCTGCATGATGGAGACGGCGTCAGGAGGAAGGAGCTCCGGGTACTGCACTTCATCGTTGACGATGCTGTCAAacacctcctcctcatcttcaccaGGGAAAGGAGACTAGCAGGAAGAGGAGTTCAGAGTTAGCGCAGACTGAGCTGGTGTTGCAGCCACGCTGATGCTAGCGCATGCAGACCACAACCTCTCCAACCAGCATCTCGTAGATGAGGACGCCCATCCCCCACCAGTCCACAGCTCGGGTGTAGTTGTCCTCGGTCAGGACCTCGGGGGCAAGAAACTCCGGGGTCCCACAGAAAGTGGAGGTCCGATCCCCGTGACCCATTCCTGTTGGGGTGTCAGAAAGCGTCTGCTACCTTTGCTGAACCAGAGGAGTCATCGTTGGTTTACTTCTTAATCGATTGAACATTTTAGCCGCGGCGTGGGGGGAAAGGAGGATTCTTCCTCTCCAGTTCACCTTCTTTGCAAAGACCGAAGTCTGTGATTTTGACAAATccctcagcatccatcagcaggTTGTCCAGCTTCAGGTCTCTGCAGGAAACACAAAGAACGGCTGCTGAGCGCGGCCGGCGCTCCTCACAGCTGGGTCAGGCTCACCTACCGGTAGATGATCTGGTTCTGGTGCAGGAACTCCAGGCCCAGCAGGACACATGCAGAATAGAACCTGTGAGGAACACGAACACCGGAGTGAGATCAGAACCGTCTGAGACCCGCCTGCACGCGGTCCGCCTCGCCCACCTGGTCTGCGCCTCCGTGAACACGTCAGAGTGGATGTGGATCATCAGGTCGCCGCCTGGCAGATACTCCATGACGAAGCAGACGTGGTCGCAGGTTTGGAAGCAGCCGTGGAGGTGGACCAGGAAGGGATGACGGGAGGCGTTGATCATCTCAAAGATTCTCTTCTCACTCATCAGGCTGCAGGACGAAACCCCAGATCAACCAAGCGGCTTCCAGCTGCAGCACCAACCTCAGCAGAAGAATCCTGCTGGTTGAAGACCAAAGCCTGCTGCAGGTCCCTCACTCACCTGTCCACCTCATCACGCCTCACTATGTCTCTCTTCTTCAAGGCTTTGATGGCAAACAGCGTCCGTGTCTCCTGAAACTCCGCCAGCAGCAccttcacacagaaaggacagAGACTGAGAAGAGCCGCTCTGCtgagttcaggaggagaaccgGAGACCCCTACCTTCCCAAAGTGTCCACGTCCCAGAACGGACATGAACCTGAAATCCTCCACCTGCAACCTGGCAAGAAAACACAGCGGACAAAGTTCAGCTGTTGTTTCTGAGCCGTCTGCTGGTGACCTGCAGACATGAGGACGCATGAGTACTTCAGAGCAGACGCTGGCGGGGGGGCGCTTCCCTCTGACATGCTGGTGGAGACCTGGAGACACACAAGACACAGAAGGACGTCAGAAAAGtccacagagagagagagagagagcagcACAGCTGGAGAAAGTCTGGGTATCCTGGTTGGTTGCAGTTTTAGGCTTTTGTTCAACTTCATTACAAAGAACCGAAAATTGGAGGATTTTCTGGAAAACAGACAAAGATTTTTAACACTTTAAATgagggaaaaaacatttcaacacattttgaaaaaaacagctgtttttgaaGACAGAATGCACCCCCCCTGCTCCCATGATTCCTCCtctgatagatggatggatagatagatccatccatccatccatccatccatccatcatccattcatccatccatcatccatccatccatccatccatcatccatccatccatccattcatccatccacacatccatccatgcatccatccatcatccatccatccatccatccatccatccatccatccatccatcatccatccatcatccatccatccatcatccatccatccacccatccatcatctatccatccatccatccatccatgcatccatccatgcatccatccatcatccatccatccatccatccatccatccatccatccatcatccatccatccatccatccatccatccatcatccatccatcatccatccatcatccatccatccacccatccatcatctatccatccatccatccatccatccatgcatccatccatcatccatccatccattcatccatccacacatccatccatgcatccatccatcatccatccatccatccatccatccatccatccatccatcatccatccatccatccatccatccatccatccatccatccatgcatccatccatccatccatccatccatccatcatccatccatccacacatccatccatgcatccatccatcatccatcatccatccatccatccatccatcatctatccatccatccatccatccatgcatccatccatccatccatccatcatccatccatccattcatccatccacacatccatccatcatccatccatccatcatccatccatccatccatccatccatcatccatccatccatccatgcatccatccatccatgcatccatccatccatcatccatccatccatccatccatccatccatccatccatcatccatcatctatccatccatccatccatcatctatccatccatccatccatgcatccatccatccatcatccatccatccatccatccatccatccatccatcatctatccatccatccatccatcatctatccatccatccatgcatccatccatccatccatccatccatccatccatcatccatccatccatgcatccatccatccatcatctatccatccatccatccatcatctatccatccatccatccatccatccatccatccatgcatccatccatccatccatccatggtaggaggtgggatggattatcAGAGGTAAATTCATGAATTCACcagtttctgctgctgtttcacCTCTGGAGGCTCGTGTCCTGCAGTGATGATGCTGGGGGGGGTCCCGCCTGACCCGAGGCTAAGGGGGGCCAGAGGCTCCTGGGTGTTGGTGAGGCTGTTCACCAGAGCCTCTCTGCAGATCAGCACAAACACCAGTTTAGCGGCGAGCAGACAAAGTGAAAGGGGTGGATGGAGAAAAGGCTGACATACGTACGGGTCACATGATCAACAGTCATGTGACACAAAGAATCAGAAATGTCACCTCCTTTtcagccaaacacacacaccagatgCCTTCTTTTGTAAAAGAAGTGCGATGCTTCTAGAACATCTGACAGTGTTTGCGTTTCATTCATCATCTGGAGTAATTGCTGACCCTGCTGGGGCTTTGGCGCTGGGGGGGTCTTCCTCAGCGGGATCAGGGGTCCTGCTGCCCTCTGGGTCAGGGCTCGTAGAGAGCTGTGAGCTGAAGGTGTTGAAGGAGGTGTAGCGAGGGAGGATGCTCATCATCAGATGACCCCACGTGGCCAAATTCATGTTCATCTGGGCTGCTCGGAGAAAATTTTTCCCTGGAAAGAAAGCTGAACTCAAACCACGGGCTGGACAGAAAGGCAAAAGCATTCAGGCGCCGACACGACTTTACCTCGCTCTTTGGTGAAGAGGCATCGCTGACGTCTCAGTTTGGGCTGCCGCTCCACCACAGTGTCAACAAACTGAagctaataaaaatgaataacgtGTAACTCTTTCCCGTATGTCATTCACAAACGCACTGCTCTGTCtcatacatgttaaaaaacagaattctgTTCAATTGATTCATGAAGttctttatctttttcaaaCTCAAGGAGTAAAATAAAGAAGATTATGAGGTGAGAGTTTGTTCTAGCGGCTCTGATGACAAAACTCCCATGCAGGCACCTTGATGAAGAGGAGGCCCTGTGGCTCCAGGCTGAAGACCTGCTTGTGAGTTGGGTTCTCCATCATCTCCTCCAGATGGAGAAACTTGACGGCACACATCGTCTTCTGATCCCGCCAGTAGATGCACACCTCCAGCTCTCGAGACTGTCAACAGACACGCACCTGACTGAAACTGTGAGCAGCATGGAAAGTGTGTGCTACATTTAGGCCTCTTTGCTGAAACggcttttacttttcttttagaTGGAGATCAGAAACTCTTCTGTTAATagttcatttgtgtttgttgactaaatgcaaagaaaaaaaatccaaatccagTCTGCTGTTTCTACCTTTCACCTTCCATTCTTGTGGGGACATGAAGTCATTCCTCATTTCCACTCGCTGTGAAAGAGGGACACCTGCTGGCCACAGTCAGAACTGCACCAACACAAGCGTGCTGACCTGTTCCACGTGTGAAATCAGAAGTGCAGCTTCACTGACCCGCTCCAGCTGAATGTAGAACATTTGGTCCCAGCTCAGCCCGCTGACAGCCGCCCAGCCGGTGCGGCCGACCGCTCTACCATCCAGCCGCAGCACAGCTCTGACCTGAGCTGAGAGAAGGAACTGGATCAGGCCCGGACTCCACAGCGGATGCACGTATGTGTCAGAACCAGGGTGAGACCCAGACACCTCCGCAGATCTGGTTCCGGTTCATTTGGGGATTCGGGGATTCCCAGACTCaaagcttcttttttattttaaaacagaagaaagaagtctgtgatttaataaaaataaaaagatttgtttgtATCCAAAAACATTATTCCATCAGCTGGTTCTAGTTCGTAGCTTCAGAACTCCCAAACAAGTGAAAGTTGTTCAATTGGACCTTCTTCTCTGGTAGAACACCTGGACTTCCAAATCATCATTTCAGAAAAGGTAGAACCTGCTGGTAAAACTGAAGACAAGCTTTTGGAAAAGCAGAATGGCCGTCGACTCGCTGGAAAGTTCCTCACCTTTGAGGGGAAGTGCAGAGCCGTCCTCAGCGTCTGCCACGGGTTTCAGCAAATCCTTGCATCCAAAAAGTCTAACTTCCAGTTTGCCTGGAaaagtcagaaagaaaaaacatgaaatgtgtAGCAGCCTTCCCGTTCACAGGTCTCGGTGGCTGCTTTACGCTCAAGCAGTTAGGATCAGTTTGTCCTAAAAGAGGAAAGATTTTCCTTTGTGGGGGTTCTGGGGGGGTTTCGTCAGAGCTCTCTCCGGTACACGCTGGGCTTATACTTGTCTGCTCTGCCGTCAGGAGTTTTCACAGCTCCCTTCTCCCACGTTGACCCCAGAGAGGAGCAGACCCAGCAGCATGTGTCTCCTTGTTACGTCACCAGAAAGCTTTTTGATCCTCCGGCTTACAACGGAGCAGTCCAGAACCGGGAGATTACGGTCCCGATCATCCTCTGACAGAGCTCGGCGTGTGCTCGTAGAAGCACATCAGTGCCGCTGTCACCAAACGGCAGCTCGCTGGCTTCTTTCTTGAAAGATTGACTTGAGGTTTAAACATGTTGATGACCTTTCGCATCTCTGCTAGGAAGGTTTCACAGATGCAAACATGAAGAGTTAAAGGGACTTGCAGAGAATTAAGAGTCCGTTGATGAAGGGCTGAAAGTCACGTTTGGTTACAGCAAGCAGGCAACGAGGAGAAGAAACGACATCAATGAAGACATCTAGAAACAGAAGCTGTTCTTTGTGGAGTGGTCAGATTTGTCTTGATAAAACGGGACTCTTGGTTCAATTCCTAAAAGGTTTTGGGAACTTCTGAGCAGCTACAGTTGCTCTGGTTCCCTGAACACTCCAGTAAACAGAATCCAGGCTTTTTATAAACTCGTACCCGTCAGAGTTGCAGGTCTGATGGAGATGGTGGACGAGGATGTTGGGAGAGGACGCCCGGGCCTGCTGCTGGGGGGCGATGGCAGTTCCTGTGAAGGTTGGATCTCCTCCTCGGGCTGCTGAACTGACGcctgctgcttcttcttcagccAGTTCTCCAGAGACAGTCGGAGAAGGTCCAGCTTCTGAGAGGACTCCTGCACCCGAGACTGAGCCTGAAGGACAAAAACAATCAGCTTTTTCTGTTCATTCTTCATGCGTCCATCATATGACCCTGAGTGCATGAACATTTCTGTGAGGCAGAACGGCTCAAAAAAGCCCTCACTTCCGCCAGCGCCTTCTGGTCCAGAGCTGAGATTCCTTCCAGCTGCTTCACCGCATCTTTGGCCAGCACCGACGCGTCGGACTCTCTGCGCATGtactgctgcagctctgccagACGGGCGTCCACGGCCTCCAAGCCCTCCGAAGACGTCTCTGAGGAGGCGACATGGAGagtcagagctgcagcatgAAGGTGGCATCCGTTCTCTGGAATGCTGCCGTTAGCACTGAAATGATTCCGTTTGCACACATTCAACCTTCAGATTACACTCCAAACAGCGGATCCAGAACTGTTTCCTCCAGATGAGGAACATTTCTAAGCTCAGTGTCATGTGAAGATTTAGAACTTCTTATGCCTTTGTTTCTAGACTTCTGTAACAGtctgttttcctgtctgaataAGGAGGAGCTGTCTCTCCTGCAGCTGATCCAGAGCTCTGCTGCGAGGTTCTTGACCCGCACTAAGAGAACGGATCCCATCTACCCGATCCTCAAAGCTCTTCATTGGCTCCCGGTTGTTTACCGCTTTCAATATACTATCTTAGTGCTGAGTTTTAGGGTCCCTCCATTGTCAGGCTCCTCCATATGTTTGGGATCCGATCACCCCTACAGACCATCTGGTGCACTGAAGTCTGTGGATCAGAACCTGTTGATGGTCCGTCCACACGGTTCCGGACCAGAGGAGACAGATCCTTCCTAAACATGAGCTCCCGTTGTCCCGGTGTTCCCTGGACTCTATAAACTCTTTTAAAggtcaaataaaactttttatttttgcaaaatataTGAACTGAAACTTTTACGAGGTTtatgctttttgtcttttatgattttatatattttaacctgtgaagcaccgTGTGACTTCTGTCTGTGAATAGAATGTTCTTACTTACATTCAGGTTCATGTGAGAACTTCCAGAAGGTTTCCAGGAGCTTCATTTGAAAACCTCCATCAGTGTGggattgtgtgtaactgtgtgtgattgtgtgtgactgtgtgtgattgtgtgtgactgtgtgtgactgtgtgtgactgtgtgtgacggtgtgtgattgtgtgtgactgtgtgtgattgtgtgtgactgtgtgtgactgtgtgtgactgtgtgtgacggtgtgtgattgtgtgtgactgtgtgtgattgtgtgtgactgtgtgtgattgtgtgtgactgtgtgcgattgtgtgtgactgtgtgtgattgtgtgcgattgtgtgtgactgtgtgcgattgtgtgtgactgtgtgtgattgtgtgtgattgtgtgtgactgtgtgtgattatgTGTGACTGtgggtgactgtgtgtgactgtgtgcgattgtgtgtgattgtgtgtgactgtgtgtgattgtgtgtgactgtgtgcgattgtgtgtgattgtgtgtgactgtgtgtgattgtgtgtgactgtgtgtgattgtgtgtgattgtgtttgattgtgtgtgattgtgtgtgactctgtgtgattgtgtttgattgtgtgtgattgtgtgcgattgtgtgtgactgtgtgcgattgtgtgtgactgtgtgtgattgtgtgtgattgtgtgtgactgtgtgcgattgtgtgtgattgtgtg contains the following coding sequences:
- the LOC101157784 gene encoding serine/threonine-protein kinase N2 isoform X3 produces the protein MLSTAQQMLQDSRTKIELIRLQIIKVAQAGAGGSSNQTSSTQGETSSEGLEAVDARLAELQQYMRRESDASVLAKDAVKQLEGISALDQKALAEAQSRVQESSQKLDLLRLSLENWLKKKQQASVQQPEEEIQPSQELPSPPSSRPGRPLPTSSSTISIRPATLTGKLEVRLFGCKDLLKPVADAEDGSALPLKAQVRAVLRLDGRAVGRTGWAAVSGLSWDQMFYIQLERSRELEVCIYWRDQKTMCAVKFLHLEEMMENPTHKQVFSLEPQGLLFIKLQFVDTVVERQPKLRRQRCLFTKERGKNFLRAAQMNMNLATWGHLMMSILPRYTSFNTFSSQLSTSPDPEGSRTPDPAEEDPPSAKAPAGEALVNSLTNTQEPLAPLSLGSGGTPPSIITAGHEPPEVSTSMSEGSAPPPASALKLQVEDFRFMSVLGRGHFGKVLLAEFQETRTLFAIKALKKRDIVRRDEVDSLMSEKRIFEMINASRHPFLVHLHGCFQTCDHVCFVMEYLPGGDLMIHIHSDVFTEAQTRFYSACVLLGLEFLHQNQIIYRDLKLDNLLMDAEGFVKITDFGLCKEGMGHGDRTSTFCGTPEFLAPEVLTEDNYTRAVDWWGMGVLIYEMLVGESPFPGEDEEEVFDSIVNDEVQYPELLPPDAVSIMQKLLRKNPAKRLGAGERDANEVKGEEFFQLLDWDALLAKKVKPPFVPSIKESTDVSNFDSDFTRLQPVLSPPPKPSSLSAQHQKAFADFDFCAVLR
- the LOC101157784 gene encoding serine/threonine-protein kinase N2 isoform X1; protein product: MLSTAQQMLQDSRTKIELIRLQIIKVAQAGAGGSSNQTSSTQGETSSEGLEAVDARLAELQQYMRRESDASVLAKDAVKQLEGISALDQKALAEAQSRVQESSQKLDLLRLSLENWLKKKQQASVQQPEEEIQPSQELPSPPSSRPGRPLPTSSSTISIRPATLTGKLEVRLFGCKDLLKPVADAEDGSALPLKAQVRAVLRLDGRAVGRTGWAAVSGLSWDQMFYIQLERSRELEVCIYWRDQKTMCAVKFLHLEEMMENPTHKQVFSLEPQGLLFIKLQFVDTVVERQPKLRRQRCLFTKERGKNFLRAAQMNMNLATWGHLMMSILPRYTSFNTFSSQLSTSPDPEGSRTPDPAEEDPPSAKAPAGEALVNSLTNTQEPLAPLSLGSGGTPPSIITAGHEPPEVKQQQKLVSTSMSEGSAPPPASALKLQVEDFRFMSVLGRGHFGKVLLAEFQETRTLFAIKALKKRDIVRRDEVDSLMSEKRIFEMINASRHPFLVHLHGCFQTCDHVCFVMEYLPGGDLMIHIHSDVFTEAQTRFYSACVLLGLEFLHQNQIIYRDLKLDNLLMDAEGFVKITDFGLCKEGMGHGDRTSTFCGTPEFLAPEVLTEDNYTRAVDWWGMGVLIYEMLVGESPFPGEDEEEVFDSIVNDEVQYPELLPPDAVSIMQKLLRKNPAKRLGAGERDANEVKGEEFFQLLDWDALLAKKVKPPFVPSIKESTDVSNFDSDFTRLQPVLSPPPKPSSLSAQHQKAFADFDFCAVLR
- the LOC101157784 gene encoding serine/threonine-protein kinase N2 isoform X2 — encoded protein: MLSTAQQMLQDSRTKIELIRLQIIKVAQAGAGGSSNQTSSTQGETSSEGLEAVDARLAELQQYMRRESDASVLAKDAVKQLEGISALDQKALAEAQSRVQESSQKLDLLRLSLENWLKKKQQASVQQPEEEIQPSQELPSPPSSRPGRPLPTSSSTISIRPATLTGKLEVRLFGCKDLLKPVADAEDGSALPLKAQVRAVLRLDGRAVGRTGWAAVSGLSWDQMFYIQLERSRELEVCIYWRDQKTMCAVKFLHLEEMMENPTHKQVFSLEPQGLLFIKLQFVDTVVERQPKLRRQRCLFTKERGKNFLRAAQMNMNLATWGHLMMSILPRYTSFNTFSSQLSTSPDPEGSRTPDPAEEDPPSAKAPAGEALVNSLTNTQEPLAPLSLGSGGTPPSIITAGHEPPEVKQQQKLVSTSMSEGSAPPPASALKLQVEDFRFMSVLGRGHFGKVLLAEFQETRTLFAIKALKKRDIVRRDEVDSLMSEKRIFEMINASRHPFLVHLHGCFQTCDHVCFVMEYLPGGDLMIHIHSDVFTEAQTRFYSACVLLGLEFLHQNQIIYRDLKLDNLLMDAEGFVKITDFGLCKEGMGHGDRTSTFCGTPEFLAPEVLTEDNYTRAVDWWGMGVLIYEMLSPFPGEDEEEVFDSIVNDEVQYPELLPPDAVSIMQKLLRKNPAKRLGAGERDANEVKGEEFFQLLDWDALLAKKVKPPFVPSIKESTDVSNFDSDFTRLQPVLSPPPKPSSLSAQHQKAFADFDFCAVLR